DNA from Chloroflexota bacterium:
TGGAAAGGAGCTTGAGATTAACATACTAAGCTCCGATAGGGGTCAGATTATCGCCAAGTCAGGCTGGAACTACTTCCTGCTACATGGCGATGCCAGTGAAGGCGTTCACAACCCGAGCTTCACTCTCAACGTGATTAACGCTTCTCTCAGTGCATTGAAATAGACGAAATTAATTTCGCGGTTACAGGTGGGCTGGTGGGGTCAACCATTAAAGGCTCTGCCAGCCCACCGTGTGATGGCCAGTTTTCTCAGCCAGTCTAATTCATTTTAGGAGGAGTAAATGAAAAAAATATCGGTACTCTGGATATTAGCCAGCCTGCTCTTAATCAGCATATTGCTGATTTCATCCTGCGGTGGTAAACCTGAACCCGCTCCGGCTCCCGCTCCAGCTCCGGCTCCTACAACAACCTCGCCATCAGGGCCAACCCCTACCCCACACACATTGGAAGGCCGCGACAATTGTCTCATGTGCCATGAAACGGGAGTAGGAGATGCTTCAGCAATACCGGAAGACCACGCTGGACGTACTATTGACCTTTGTCTAACCTGCCATGAAGCAGCAGGGTAATCTCAATTTGAATACAACTTTCTCGGCATTTACAATATATATTAGGTAAATATCCGCAGACTCGCCTGAGTCGCCGGGTGGAGTGGATGATGCTACGAAATAAGAAATTCCTTATCAGTGGGCTTTTGATACTTATTGCCGTAAGCTATCTCGCCTATACTGGTTTTGAAAGTTCGGCCATTTATTATTACACGGTCAGCGAACTCACAGAGCAAGATGAATCCGTTCGTAATACTAACGTTCGCGTAAATGGGCAGGTTGATGTTAACTCTGTGGAACACAATTCGACCGGCAGTTCTGCATTAGAGTTCATAATTACAGAAGGTGGGGAAAGCTTTCCTGTCATTTACCAAGGGATAGTCCCTGATACCTTCGGCGCGGGACGTGAAATCGTAATTGAAGGTTACCTTGATTCAGAGGGAGTATTCCAGGCAGATACAATTTTGACCAAATGTCCTTCCAAATACGAGCCTGGGGATTAGAGCACTTCAATGGATAGCAATTCATGGCAGTAACCGGCTATGTCCTTCTATGGGGGGCATTATTAGCCTCTGTCTATTCGGCTATTGCGTATCAGATTGGAACAAGAAAGAAATTATCCAGACTTGTTGTAAGTGCCAATGATGGCCTTGTAGCCGCATTTTTGTTTATTTCGGCATCGGTAGCGGTTTTACTGTTTGCCATTCTCACCCACAATTTCCAGATTGAGTATGTTGCTTCATACACCAGCCGTGATACTTCTTTTTTCTATCTTTTGAGCGGGCTCTGGGCTGGTAACGCCGGCTCTCTGCTGTTCTGGGCATGGCTCATTTCCCTCTTCGCGACAATTTTTCTACTTCGCAAGAAAGATATAAACGAAGAACTGTTACCCCATGCCTCTTCTGTCATAATGCTTGTTCAGGCGTTCTTCCTTATCCTGCTATTAGCAGTGTCAAATCCATTTCGCACTCTCCAGGTGGCCCCTCCAGATGGAAGAGGACTTAACCCCATGCTGGAAAATATCGGCATGATATTACATCCTCCTGCTCTATTAGCGGGATATGTCGGCTTTACAATTCCGTTTGCTCTGGTTATCGCCGCTTTATTAACCAGGCAGTTCAGTGGGACCTGGTTGTCAGAAGCAAGAAAATGGGCATTATTATCCTGGCTCTTATTGGGGGTAGGAAATATCATAGGTGCCTGGTGGGCATATGTTGAGCTGGGCTGGGGCGGTTATTGGGCCTGGGACCCCGTTGAAAATGCCGGATTAATGCCATGGCTAACAGCGACCGCTTTTCTCCATTCCAATGTAATGCAGAGCAGAAAAGGCGTAATGAAAACCTGGAATCTGTCATTAATAGTATTGACTTTCCTTCTGGCCATTTTCGGCACCTTCCTTACCAGAAGTGGAGTCCTTTCTTCTGTTCATACCTTTGGCGAATCCCGTCTGGGTCCTTTCTTTTTAGTTTTTCTGGGCATCGCCTTTCTCATTTCATTCGGATTAATTTACTACTATAAAGATGAGCTTAAAGCCAGAATGCAGACCCAGTCTTTCGTTTCCAAGGAATTTGCGTTTCAGTTGGCTACCTGGCTTCTTGTTGGCGCGACGCTGATAATACTCGTTGGCACCATATTCCCGGCCCTGTCCGAAGCTGTAAGAGGCGTTAAAATAGTGGTCGAAGAGTCCTTCTTCAACCGTGTAAATGGGCCTATTTTCCTGGTTCTGGTGCTCCTTGCCGGCATTTGCATAGCCATCAGCTGGCGTCAGGATTCAGCCCTTAACCTGCTCCGGAGATTCTTCTGGCCTTTCCTGGCTACCGTGCTTTTTGTCGTGATACTTATTGCAGCCATCGACGTGATATGGTACGTTACCATATTCCTATCACTGTGCTTCTTAACTTTCCTGATTATCCTGAAAGAATGGGGCCGTGAAGTAAGGGCCCGACACAGGTCAAGTTCGGAGAACTATGCCAGAGCATTCTGGAAACTACTTCAGGGAAATCGCCCTCACTTCGGTGCATACATCGTTCACCTTTCCATCGCCTTCATAGCCGCCGGTGTTATTGGCTCATCATTCCTCGCGATGGAAAAGGAAATCGAGCTTCAACAGGGAGAATCAATAACAATCAAAAACTATACTTTGACCTATGAGGATTTAGCCTACTCCGAAACTGCCAGCAAACAGATAGTAACCGCCACTATTTCGGCTCAACATAATCAAAATTTCATTGGAGTATTGAAACCGGAAAAATACTTCCACCGAAACTATGAGCAGCCGGTAACAGAAGTGGCAATTCGTTCCAGCCCTCTTGAAGACCTTTACGTTATACTGGCCGGCTGGGACACAAATGGTACAGCGGCCTTTAAAGTGCTGGTCAATCCTATGGTTATCTGGATATGGGTTGGAGGTGGTCTGTTAGCTTTGGGAGGAGTAGTCGCCTATTGGCCAACAAGGAAACGGCAAAGAATGACGACAAGAACCGGCGTTGTGTCAGAACCAGAACGTGATATTGAAACAGAAATAGAAAAGAAGGTTCTTGAACTGAGACGAAAACGCAGCTTTTTATGCCCGAATTGTGGAGGAAAATATCAGGAGAATAGTCGTTTCTGTTCTCAATGTGGTGCCAAGCTGAGAGGTGATTAAGACATTGCTCAGACACTTAATTTTATTAGTAGTGATGTTCTCACTGCTTCTATCACCCGCATCAGTATCCGCAGCGGAAACCGGTACAGGCACGATAGAAGGTCAGATAATAAACGGCACGGAAAATGGTGGCAGTGTTGATAGTCAAGAAGTAATCCTGACAACTTATCTCGGTGATGAAGAGATGGAGACGGAATCCACAACCACTGATAGCGATGGCTTCTTTCGCTTTTCAGAGATATCAACGGAGCCCGGTCTCAGTAACGATGTAGAAATTCATTACCAAGAAGTTGAATACAGAAGTGAGCGTCTTGTCTTTGATGATGATAATCTTATTAAGTCCATCGTACTTACTGTCTATGATGCTACCGAGAATCCTGAAGCCATTCAGATAGAACTGGCACACATTATAATCTACGTGGAGCCCGATATTTTACACGTGGAAGAGTACTTATTATTTATCAATGAATCCGACAAAGCTTACGTTGGTACGACAAGTTCCAATGATGAAAGCATCCGGGAATCATTAAAATTCTCTCTTCCTAAAGGTGCCTCTGAACTAGAAGTAAGCCATGGGCTCATGGACTGCTGTATTATCATTACTGAAAACGGCATAGTCGATAGTATGCCAGTCTTGCCCGGACCGAAAGAAATAGTATATTCATATCATATTTACCCTAACTCAAAGAAATATGTATTTTCAGAAGGCGTTAACTATCCTATAAAAAATCTGACTCTCCTGATCCAGGGAGATAATATTGATATTTCCAGTGAGCAGCTATTTGCTGGCGAGCCGTTATCTATCGAAAGCGCCACTTTCAACCATCTAACCGGTAATAATATCGCCCAGGGAGAACAGGTATCTGTTCAGCTATCTGACCTTCCAATTACACGTAATTCCGCAGATATAGTATGGCTCGCGTTAATCCTGGCGATACTTTGCGGAGGTTTCCTCTTTGTTTTTATCCTGCGGCGGAGGAAATTAGTACTCGAAGTGCCGCTCGAGAGCAAAGAGAAAGCGTACCAGGAAGTTTTAACGGAACTGGCCCAACTGGACAACGATTTCGAAGATGGTAAAATAGATAAAGAGGCCTATCTCCGGTTGCGAGCCGAGAAGAAATCGCAGTTACTGCAATCGGCAAAGAGTATTAAAGGAAACGCTGGCAATCAGTAATGGCAAGCCGTGAGTCCAGTTCCTCGAATTGGGCAGTTGAAATACAGGGTCTTACCAAATCCTTTGGTCCCCGGACCGCTTTAAGAGGAATAGACCTTCGTATAACGGCAGGAAATTCCGTTGCCATCTTCGGGCCCAACGGTGCCGGAAAGACTACGTTAATCAAAATACTGGCCACCATTCTCAAACCTTCCTCGGGTAAAATCCGGTTGGGTGGCCGAGATATTCAAAAAAATACCGAGGAAATCAGACGTCTTGTTGGCGTAATCACACATCAGACATTCCTGTACAGTAACCTGACGGCATACGAAAATCTGGACTTTTACAGTCGGATGTTTGATGTACCCCACCGCAGGGAACGCATTCACGAGGTGCTGAATATAGTGGGAATACCATCCCGCATTCATGATCGCGTGGGCACCTTGTCCCGCGGAACGCAGCAAAGAATTTCCATAGCACG
Protein-coding regions in this window:
- the ccmA gene encoding heme ABC exporter ATP-binding protein CcmA yields the protein MASRESSSSNWAVEIQGLTKSFGPRTALRGIDLRITAGNSVAIFGPNGAGKTTLIKILATILKPSSGKIRLGGRDIQKNTEEIRRLVGVITHQTFLYSNLTAYENLDFYSRMFDVPHRRERIHEVLNIVGIPSRIHDRVGTLSRGTQQRISIARLLLSKPRIILLDEPETGLDQQATALLWNALRLEGEEQYTIIHTTHNLARGFETCDRMLILARGEIVFDRERSSMDLTDLTQAYQHFIEVTS
- a CDS encoding DUF2207 domain-containing protein, translating into MFSLLLSPASVSAAETGTGTIEGQIINGTENGGSVDSQEVILTTYLGDEEMETESTTTDSDGFFRFSEISTEPGLSNDVEIHYQEVEYRSERLVFDDDNLIKSIVLTVYDATENPEAIQIELAHIIIYVEPDILHVEEYLLFINESDKAYVGTTSSNDESIRESLKFSLPKGASELEVSHGLMDCCIIITENGIVDSMPVLPGPKEIVYSYHIYPNSKKYVFSEGVNYPIKNLTLLIQGDNIDISSEQLFAGEPLSIESATFNHLTGNNIAQGEQVSVQLSDLPITRNSADIVWLALILAILCGGFLFVFILRRRKLVLEVPLESKEKAYQEVLTELAQLDNDFEDGKIDKEAYLRLRAEKKSQLLQSAKSIKGNAGNQ
- the ccsA gene encoding cytochrome c biogenesis protein CcsA: MAVTGYVLLWGALLASVYSAIAYQIGTRKKLSRLVVSANDGLVAAFLFISASVAVLLFAILTHNFQIEYVASYTSRDTSFFYLLSGLWAGNAGSLLFWAWLISLFATIFLLRKKDINEELLPHASSVIMLVQAFFLILLLAVSNPFRTLQVAPPDGRGLNPMLENIGMILHPPALLAGYVGFTIPFALVIAALLTRQFSGTWLSEARKWALLSWLLLGVGNIIGAWWAYVELGWGGYWAWDPVENAGLMPWLTATAFLHSNVMQSRKGVMKTWNLSLIVLTFLLAIFGTFLTRSGVLSSVHTFGESRLGPFFLVFLGIAFLISFGLIYYYKDELKARMQTQSFVSKEFAFQLATWLLVGATLIILVGTIFPALSEAVRGVKIVVEESFFNRVNGPIFLVLVLLAGICIAISWRQDSALNLLRRFFWPFLATVLFVVILIAAIDVIWYVTIFLSLCFLTFLIILKEWGREVRARHRSSSENYARAFWKLLQGNRPHFGAYIVHLSIAFIAAGVIGSSFLAMEKEIELQQGESITIKNYTLTYEDLAYSETASKQIVTATISAQHNQNFIGVLKPEKYFHRNYEQPVTEVAIRSSPLEDLYVILAGWDTNGTAAFKVLVNPMVIWIWVGGGLLALGGVVAYWPTRKRQRMTTRTGVVSEPERDIETEIEKKVLELRRKRSFLCPNCGGKYQENSRFCSQCGAKLRGD
- a CDS encoding cytochrome c maturation protein CcmE gives rise to the protein MMLRNKKFLISGLLILIAVSYLAYTGFESSAIYYYTVSELTEQDESVRNTNVRVNGQVDVNSVEHNSTGSSALEFIITEGGESFPVIYQGIVPDTFGAGREIVIEGYLDSEGVFQADTILTKCPSKYEPGD